A single genomic interval of Lewinellaceae bacterium harbors:
- a CDS encoding pyridoxal phosphate-dependent aminotransferase, translating to MDPNQMLSTRVQQMTESATLRMAQKTRELKAKGISVINLSIGEPDFDTPEHIKEAAKKALDEGWTKYSPVPGFEDLRQAICQKLKRDNGLDYAPNQIVVSNGAKQSIANIAMTLLNPGDEAVILAPYWVSYKDIVEFVGGKAVILTAGIEQDFKVSAGQLAAAITDRTKFVLFSSPCNPSGSVFSKEELEAFAKIILSHPNLMIVSDEIYEFINFGEKHHSIGSLPGMLDRTITVNGFSKGFAMTGWRLGFMAAPAWLAAACSKIQGQVTSGASSFAQRAAKFGLESDLTATFEMNKAFLHRRDLIIKKFSEIPGIRTNKPLGAFYLLPDISAYFGKSDGSQTIHNADDFAEYILEKAHVGIVSGEAFGAPDCIRISYAASDEEIIDAADRIKNALTALH from the coding sequence ATGGATCCAAATCAAATGCTTTCAACCCGCGTTCAGCAAATGACCGAGTCAGCTACCCTTCGCATGGCACAGAAAACCAGGGAGCTTAAAGCAAAAGGAATCAGCGTCATCAACCTGAGTATCGGTGAACCTGATTTTGACACACCGGAACATATAAAGGAAGCTGCCAAGAAAGCATTGGATGAAGGTTGGACAAAATATTCACCGGTTCCCGGCTTTGAAGACCTTCGTCAGGCGATTTGCCAGAAGCTGAAACGGGATAATGGCCTGGATTATGCCCCCAACCAGATCGTGGTAAGCAATGGTGCCAAACAATCTATTGCCAATATTGCCATGACCCTCCTGAACCCGGGTGACGAAGCTGTTATTTTAGCTCCCTACTGGGTTTCCTATAAAGATATCGTTGAATTTGTGGGTGGTAAAGCGGTAATCCTAACCGCAGGCATTGAGCAGGATTTTAAAGTGAGCGCAGGTCAGCTGGCGGCTGCCATTACTGACCGTACCAAGTTTGTGTTGTTTTCATCACCCTGTAATCCTTCCGGTTCTGTATTTTCGAAAGAAGAGCTGGAAGCATTTGCAAAAATTATCCTTTCCCATCCCAACCTCATGATCGTCTCCGACGAAATCTATGAGTTCATCAATTTTGGAGAAAAACACCATAGCATCGGTAGCCTTCCCGGCATGTTAGACCGTACCATTACGGTCAATGGATTCTCCAAGGGATTCGCGATGACGGGATGGCGTCTCGGATTTATGGCCGCTCCCGCCTGGCTGGCAGCTGCTTGCAGCAAAATCCAGGGCCAGGTCACTTCAGGCGCATCTTCCTTCGCACAACGGGCTGCAAAATTCGGCCTTGAATCAGACCTGACCGCGACCTTCGAGATGAACAAAGCATTCCTCCACCGTCGGGATCTGATCATAAAGAAATTTTCTGAGATACCGGGCATTCGCACCAACAAACCGCTGGGAGCATTCTATCTGCTTCCGGATATCAGCGCATATTTTGGCAAAAGTGATGGCTCACAAACCATTCACAATGCCGATGATTTTGCGGAATACATTCTTGAAAAGGCACATGTTGGCATTGTTTCCGGTGAAGCTTTCGGCGCCCCCGATTGCATTCGTATCTCGTATGCAGCGTCTGACGAAGAGATCATCGATGCAGCCGACCGGATAAAAAATGCGCTGACCGCACTACACTAA
- a CDS encoding glycosyltransferase, with translation MPEDVSPSNPKAQKWPSLSIVVPCFNELDRLDALHRELLAFLERWDSTVQIILVDDGSRDQSYDKMKHLFGEMKPAEVELIHYPDNQGKGYALQAGIQAAHHRYVLTMDADVATSPMMLLKWFTEPELIDPGTIYIGSREHRSSHIRVPGIRKWSGRLFNLFTRVSSGIPYRDTQCGFKWYPSDYAHELFANLITFGWAHDIEILWKARKMHWRIREMPVDWDHQTNSKIKLLSDGLKMGWEVLRLRVHFWKQSVFKSDNT, from the coding sequence ATGCCTGAGGACGTCTCACCGTCAAACCCGAAAGCTCAAAAGTGGCCATCGCTTAGCATTGTGGTTCCCTGTTTTAATGAACTTGATCGCCTGGATGCATTACACCGGGAGCTTCTGGCATTCCTTGAAAGGTGGGATAGCACCGTGCAGATCATCCTGGTCGACGATGGTTCCAGGGACCAGAGTTATGATAAAATGAAACACTTGTTTGGCGAAATGAAGCCGGCGGAAGTGGAACTTATTCATTATCCGGATAACCAGGGTAAAGGTTATGCACTTCAGGCTGGGATTCAGGCAGCCCACCACCGGTATGTGCTGACCATGGATGCAGATGTCGCTACCTCTCCCATGATGCTCCTGAAGTGGTTTACCGAACCGGAACTTATTGATCCGGGTACGATCTACATCGGGTCGCGGGAGCATCGGAGTTCCCACATCCGGGTGCCCGGGATACGTAAGTGGTCCGGGAGACTTTTTAATCTTTTCACCCGGGTCAGCAGCGGTATTCCATACCGGGATACCCAGTGTGGATTCAAGTGGTATCCTTCGGATTATGCACATGAGCTGTTTGCTAATTTGATTACCTTCGGATGGGCACATGATATCGAAATCTTGTGGAAAGCCCGCAAAATGCACTGGCGAATCCGGGAGATGCCGGTTGATTGGGATCATCAAACCAATTCCAAGATAAAATTGCTTTCCGATGGCCTGAAGATGGGGTGGGAAGTACTCCGGCTGCGTGTGCATTTTTGGAAACAATCGGTTTTCAAATCCGATAATACATGA
- a CDS encoding acyl-CoA carboxylase subunit beta codes for MKKGIDTLKAKIAEARKGGGEHRIEHQHQKGKLTARERIEVLLDQNTFEELGMLVTHRSVDFGMDKEKYYGDGVITGYGTIHNRPVYVFSQDFTVFGGSLSEAHAEKVCRIMDLALANGVPLIGLNDSGGARIQEGVVSLGGYADIFYRNTIASGVIPQISAIMGPCAGGAVYSPAITDFIFMVDHTSYMFVTGPNVVKTVTNETITSEDLGGAMTHASHSGVAHLVAENDVECLQSIRRLMTYIPQSHEQKTPDVPYALMSNELRPVLNTIMPDNPQQPYDMKEIIRGIIDQDSFFELHAKYAENIVIGFGRIGGQSIGIVANQPGHLAGVLDVNSSKKGARFVRFCDAFNIPLLVLVDVPGFLPGKDQEWNAIITNGAKLLYAFSEATVPRITIITRKAYGGAYDVMNSKHIGADFNYAWPTAEIAVMGAKGATEIIFKKEIASAEDPTAKLAEMEAKYANKFANPYLAAERGYVDEIIEPQITRVKLLKSFAMLRNKQTRMPSKKHGNIPL; via the coding sequence ATGAAAAAGGGAATTGATACACTGAAGGCTAAGATAGCTGAAGCCCGTAAGGGCGGAGGAGAACACCGCATTGAGCACCAACACCAGAAAGGCAAGCTGACAGCCCGGGAGCGAATTGAAGTGCTTCTGGATCAGAATACCTTTGAGGAATTAGGCATGCTGGTCACCCACCGCTCGGTGGATTTTGGCATGGATAAAGAGAAGTATTACGGTGACGGAGTGATTACCGGTTATGGCACGATCCACAACAGGCCTGTATACGTGTTTTCTCAGGATTTTACGGTCTTCGGAGGTTCATTGTCGGAAGCACATGCCGAGAAGGTTTGCAGGATCATGGATCTGGCACTTGCCAACGGGGTCCCTTTGATTGGATTAAACGACTCCGGAGGGGCACGCATTCAGGAAGGAGTGGTATCTCTGGGTGGCTATGCAGATATCTTTTACCGCAATACCATTGCTTCGGGAGTCATTCCCCAGATATCGGCCATCATGGGCCCTTGTGCCGGCGGCGCCGTGTATAGTCCGGCTATCACCGACTTTATCTTTATGGTGGACCACACTTCTTACATGTTTGTGACCGGACCCAATGTGGTTAAAACGGTTACCAATGAGACAATAACTTCGGAAGACCTGGGAGGAGCCATGACCCACGCCAGTCACTCCGGAGTCGCCCATCTGGTAGCAGAAAATGATGTGGAGTGCCTCCAGTCCATCCGAAGGCTGATGACCTATATACCACAAAGCCACGAACAGAAGACGCCTGACGTGCCCTATGCTCTGATGTCGAATGAATTGAGGCCGGTACTTAATACGATCATGCCAGATAATCCTCAGCAGCCCTACGATATGAAGGAAATCATCCGGGGTATCATAGATCAGGATTCCTTTTTTGAACTTCATGCGAAATATGCTGAAAATATTGTCATAGGTTTCGGACGTATCGGAGGGCAAAGCATTGGAATTGTAGCCAATCAGCCAGGACATCTGGCAGGGGTCCTGGATGTCAACAGCAGCAAAAAAGGAGCTCGCTTTGTACGTTTTTGTGATGCGTTCAACATTCCATTACTCGTATTGGTTGATGTGCCCGGATTTCTTCCCGGGAAAGATCAGGAATGGAATGCGATCATCACCAATGGCGCAAAATTGTTGTATGCATTCAGTGAGGCGACCGTGCCTCGGATCACCATCATCACCCGCAAAGCCTACGGAGGAGCTTACGATGTGATGAATTCCAAGCACATCGGAGCTGACTTCAATTATGCCTGGCCTACCGCGGAGATTGCAGTCATGGGCGCCAAGGGGGCTACTGAAATCATATTCAAGAAGGAGATTGCCAGTGCTGAAGATCCCACCGCAAAGCTGGCTGAAATGGAAGCCAAATACGCGAATAAATTTGCCAATCCATATCTGGCTGCCGAACGAGGTTATGTGGATGAAATTATTGAACCACAGATTACCCGTGTAAAGCTCCTGAAATCCTTTGCGATGCTTCGCAATAAACAAACCAGGATGCCCTCCAAAAAGCACGGCAACATTCCATTGTAA
- a CDS encoding glycoside hydrolase family 3 C-terminal domain-containing protein gives MSLEQKAELVIGTGMFFPGLPDSVAAMFGNRERTMDSAYYPMVDRVRKVLPGAAGFTAEFPELGITTQVLADGPAGLRVSPQREGETRTYYCTAFPIATLLASTWDTELVEKVGEAMGNEVLSYNADVLLGPGMNIQRDPLCGRNFEYYSEDPLVTGKMAAAMVAGVQSNGVGNSIKHFAANNQETQRQSVNTIVSERALREIYLRGFEIAVTESKPWTVMTSYNLINGTYAAESKDLITNILRKDWGFDGYVMTDWGGGSDVVAMMEAGNDLIMPGTEQYYHDVVKAVQDGKLQESVLDENVRRILTIMMRSPKQKGIHPSDNPDLKAHAEVTRQAATDGFVLLKNDHNALPLPAGTADIAVFGTTSYEFISGGTGSGDVNEAYTISLIDGLKNGGLVNDAELTKIYQDYIADFRSKQPAPRNFFEAFMSGNRPPAEMEVTKALAGKMAKQADVALITIGRNAGEGGDRKAEPGDFYLSATEKSMIDNVSRAFQAEGKKAIVILNIGGVIETASWRDAPDALLCVWQPGQEAGNSVVDILKGNSNPSGKLAVTFPLNYDDVPSSKNFPGTAVESGLKDAPDLSGVSFMRRIPWQVTYEEDIYVGYRYYATFQKPVAYPFGYGLSYTTFEYSNLELSSGEFNDAISVTVDVKNTGQVAGREVVQVYLSAPSVKLEKPAMVLVDFGKTHTLAPGESQKLTFTIEPRDLCSFDEAASAWVAEAGDYGVKVGDSSERILLNGKFTLASDRTVQSVTKSLAPQVPIHKLFTTR, from the coding sequence ATGTCCCTGGAACAGAAGGCTGAATTGGTTATCGGTACGGGAATGTTTTTCCCCGGTTTGCCGGATTCGGTAGCTGCGATGTTTGGCAATCGTGAACGCACGATGGACAGCGCGTATTATCCGATGGTGGACCGGGTACGTAAAGTGCTGCCCGGCGCGGCGGGTTTTACTGCCGAGTTCCCGGAATTGGGGATTACCACCCAGGTGCTGGCCGACGGACCTGCTGGTTTGCGGGTGTCACCACAGCGGGAAGGGGAAACACGCACCTATTATTGTACGGCATTTCCGATCGCTACCTTGCTGGCTTCAACCTGGGATACCGAACTGGTTGAGAAAGTAGGAGAAGCCATGGGCAATGAAGTTTTGTCCTACAATGCAGATGTCCTCCTTGGTCCCGGGATGAATATTCAGCGGGATCCCTTATGTGGCCGGAATTTTGAATATTACTCGGAAGATCCTTTGGTGACCGGCAAAATGGCTGCAGCCATGGTGGCTGGCGTTCAATCCAATGGGGTCGGAAACTCGATCAAACATTTTGCGGCTAACAACCAGGAAACACAACGGCAATCGGTGAATACCATCGTGAGTGAGAGAGCCCTCCGTGAAATTTACCTGCGGGGATTTGAGATCGCCGTGACGGAATCCAAACCCTGGACCGTCATGACTTCCTACAATCTGATTAATGGTACCTACGCCGCAGAAAGTAAAGACCTGATAACAAACATTCTCCGCAAAGACTGGGGCTTCGACGGTTATGTCATGACCGACTGGGGTGGTGGCAGTGATGTGGTAGCGATGATGGAAGCCGGAAATGACCTGATCATGCCCGGTACCGAACAATACTACCACGACGTGGTCAAAGCGGTTCAGGATGGGAAATTGCAGGAATCGGTGCTAGATGAGAATGTACGGCGGATCCTGACCATCATGATGCGTTCACCCAAGCAGAAAGGAATACATCCTTCCGACAATCCGGACCTCAAAGCACATGCCGAGGTGACCCGCCAAGCTGCCACAGATGGTTTTGTACTCTTGAAAAATGACCATAATGCATTGCCTTTGCCTGCAGGTACTGCCGATATCGCTGTTTTTGGTACGACCTCCTATGAGTTTATATCAGGAGGTACCGGAAGTGGGGATGTCAATGAAGCCTATACCATATCGCTGATCGATGGCCTGAAAAATGGCGGATTGGTCAACGATGCAGAACTGACCAAAATATACCAGGATTATATTGCCGATTTCCGGTCCAAGCAACCTGCTCCCCGGAATTTCTTTGAAGCATTTATGAGTGGTAACCGGCCACCCGCAGAGATGGAAGTAACCAAGGCGTTAGCCGGAAAGATGGCAAAGCAGGCTGATGTGGCCCTGATCACGATTGGTAGAAATGCCGGCGAGGGTGGGGACCGCAAAGCAGAACCCGGAGACTTTTATCTCTCCGCCACGGAAAAAAGTATGATCGATAATGTCTCCCGGGCATTCCAGGCAGAAGGCAAAAAGGCCATTGTGATCCTGAATATTGGTGGTGTGATCGAAACCGCCAGTTGGAGGGATGCTCCTGATGCCCTGCTATGCGTCTGGCAACCCGGTCAGGAAGCAGGAAACTCTGTTGTGGATATTCTGAAAGGCAACAGCAACCCTTCCGGGAAACTGGCTGTAACGTTCCCGCTGAATTACGATGATGTACCTTCATCCAAGAATTTCCCGGGTACTGCAGTAGAATCCGGACTTAAAGATGCACCGGATCTGTCCGGAGTTTCGTTTATGCGCCGCATTCCATGGCAGGTAACCTATGAAGAGGACATCTACGTAGGCTATCGGTATTATGCTACCTTCCAGAAACCAGTGGCTTATCCGTTTGGCTATGGCTTAAGCTACACCACCTTTGAATACAGTAATCTGGAATTAAGCTCCGGTGAATTCAACGATGCCATCAGTGTTACAGTAGATGTTAAAAATACCGGACAGGTAGCTGGTCGTGAAGTCGTGCAGGTTTACCTGTCCGCACCTTCTGTCAAGCTTGAAAAGCCTGCCATGGTCCTGGTGGATTTTGGAAAAACCCATACCCTTGCCCCGGGTGAATCGCAGAAACTGACCTTTACCATTGAACCCCGTGATCTGTGCTCTTTTGATGAAGCGGCATCTGCATGGGTTGCAGAAGCTGGGGATTACGGAGTGAAAGTGGGCGATTCTTCTGAACGGATTTTGCTGAACGGGAAGTTTACACTTGCTTCAGATCGTACCGTCCAGTCGGTGACTAAATCGCTGGCTCCGCAAGTGCCCATTCATAAACTTTTTACTACCCGTTAG